From Erigeron canadensis isolate Cc75 chromosome 8, C_canadensis_v1, whole genome shotgun sequence, one genomic window encodes:
- the LOC122610800 gene encoding mediator of RNA polymerase II transcription subunit 25-like: MDPFEPVGNLLARQTEADMNLNMTSVVQSSLPATAPGTSQPVLQSEEEEEEEFPQLWEGDLTAKLNGQTVIITKLKAGLWTCLSFRLAEDWPSTMLIDTFVSQSFFDKIPYDEKTNVLVFVPTNPQHILFEKMQKTKDLAAVRLPSQLLALMAPVEKDNPMSGILFPKYVFRTNWCSDAPFSSEELGGAMAEDMSKYLQD, translated from the exons ATGGATCCATTTGAACCTGTAGGGAACCTTCTAGCACGACAAACTGAAGCAGACATGAACCTCAACATGACAAGTGTGGTTCAATCCAGTTTGCCTGCAACGGCTCCTGGCACGTCTCAGCCAGTACTCCAAtcagaggaggaggaggaggaggagttTCCACAACTATGGGAG GGGGACTTAACCGCTAAACTCAACGGTCAAACTGTCATCATTACCAAATTGAAGGCAG GCTTGTGGACTTGTCTTTCTTTCAGGCTTGCAGAAGATTGGCCATCTACAATGCTAATAGATACCTTTGTATCTCAAAGCTTCTTCGACAAGAt ACCATATgatgaaaaaacaaatgttCTTGTTTTCGTACCAACAAATCCACAACATATATTGTTTGAAAAGATGCAGAAAACCAAGGAT TTGGCAGCCGTACGGTTACCATCACAGCTGCTGGCACTGATGGCGCCAGTCGAGAAAGACAATCCGATGTCTGGAATACTTTTCCCTAAG TATGTATTCAGAACTAATTGGTGTTCTGATGCACCTTTTAGTTCTGAGGAGCTAGGGGGGGCGATGGCAGAAGATATGTCGAAATACTTGCAAGATTAG
- the LOC122579707 gene encoding mediator of RNA polymerase II transcription subunit 25-like — protein sequence MGDVNRLVLVVETTKTLLHYWRTILRDYIEKLVRAFCGNKAMNKTGPSIALALVEFNARGSSNFVDAASLVRRSNWTTNVDNFFNWLRGIEFTDADVPDVAIAEGLNEALTSFGLHNQMFPSPNLIQTQQNEGLRNHCILVVANKSDSCLSNAVMVAQSFPQLSVSLSVICPTQLIGIESIYNAGKKNPSAADQTINLVKNSRNLVLISENFKEACDDLSQLGITTEVASLSPVSPGKRKKPDSPDITSFSRRSQISRVNEPPMNWQPVSVGSISSEIDDHSTMDMPDIIYGGTASSVPGAQTVKSFGQSSNTLMTLSAALSVIAQDAAHDSSSSATSTNPGSTSLGIQRPLDVQDYVGMDPFPSVVIQENLPAQQLLQTGTDMNLKTTSAVQSCMPATETMMPPPDTSQTAGTSNAPQAEEEEEEFLDLWEGDLTAIQNGQTVIITKLKGYRSLTDPVTLAEDWPSTMLIDAFLPENFIKNRKNDEKTDFVVFEPMSQDHTLLEKMQRTKDLAVVRLPSQLLLLMPPVEKDNPMTGILLPKDAMAEDISKYLQDQGQVNSWQGPKT from the exons ATGGGGGACGTAAATCGTCTTGTGCTCGTCGTTGAAACTACGAAGACCCTGCTTCATTATTGGCGCACCATTCTCAGAGATTACATCGAAAAACTCGTCAG GGCATTTTGTGGTAACAAAGCTATG AATAAAACTGGTCCTAGTATTGCATTGGCTCTAGTTGAATTCAATGCTCGTGGGTCTAGCAACT TTGTTGATGCAGCTTCCTTGGTAAGGCGGAGCAACTGGACAACAAATGTGGATAATTTCTTCAATTGGCTGCGTGGTATAGAATTTACTGATGCTGACGTACCCGATGTTGCAATTGCTGAAGGACTTAATGAAGCTTTAACG AGTTTTGGTTTGCATAATCAGATGTTTCCTTCCCCAAATTTAATCCAAACTCAGCAAAATGAGGGCCTTCGAAATCATTGTATCCTTGTTGTTGCTAATAAGTCAGATAGCTGTTTATCTAATGCCGTGATGGTAGCTCAATCATTTCCTCAG TTATCTGTTTCTCTGTCAGTTATATGTCCAACTCAGCTTATAGGAATCGAATCAATCTACAATGCG GGCAAAAAGAACCCTTCGGCAGCTGATCAAACTATTAACCTTGTGAAAAATTCACGTAATCTAGTTCTCATCTCAGAAAATTTCAAAGAGGCGTGTGATGATCTAAGTCAATTGGGAATAACAACGGAGGTTGCTTCACTTTCTCCAGTTTCACCAG GGAAGAGGAAGAAACCAGACAGTCCAGACATCACATCATTCAGTAGGAGGAGCCAGATAAGCCGAG TTAACGAGCCTCCAATGAATTGGCAACCCGTGTCGGTGGGAAGTATTTCTTCTGAAATAGAT GACCATAGTACCATGGATATGCCTGACATTATATATGGAGGCACTGCTTCATCCGTACCTGGTGCTCAAACTGTAAAATCATTCGGGCAATCAAGCAACACGCTGATGACTCTGTCAGCAGCATTATCAGTGATTGCACAGGATGCAGCTCATGATTCATCATCTTCCGCCACTTCTACAAATCCTGGGAGTACAAGCCTTGGCATTCAACGACCACTAGATGTTCAAGATTATGTCGGCATGGATCCATTTCCATCTGTAGTGATCCAAGAAAACCTTCCAGCGCAACAACTGCTGCAAACTGGAACGGACATGAACCTCAAAACGACAAGTGCGGTTCAATCCTGTATGCCTGCAACTGAAACAATGATGCCTCCTCCTGACACGTCTCAGACAGCAGGCACATCAAATGCACCACAAGCAGAGGAGGAAGAGGAGGAGTTTCTAGATCTATGGGAG GGGGACTTAACTGCTATACAGAACGGTCAGACTGtcatcattaccaaattaaAG GGTTACCGGTCTTTGACTGATCCTGTGAC GCTTGCAGAAGATTGGCCATCTACAATGCTAATAGATGCCTTTCTACCTGAAAACTTTATCAAAAATAG aaaaaatgatgaaaaaacAGATTTTGTTGTTTTCGAACCGATGAGTCAGGATCATACATTGCTTGAAAAAATGCAGAGAACCAAGGAT TTGGCAGTCGTACGCTTACCATCACAGCTGCTACTACTTATGCCGCCAGTTGAGAAAGACAATCCGATGACTGGAATACTTCTCCCTAAG GATGCGATGGCAGAAGATATTTCAAAATACTTACAAGATCAGGGACAAGTAAATTCTTGGCAAGGGCCAAAAACATGA
- the LOC122579510 gene encoding protein ASPARTIC PROTEASE IN GUARD CELL 1-like, with product MVKLKNKLLLLLLISILFTSTLTASAVASTTTTTVFHVTESIQKTLNAVSHTPKHPSQILTQSTSLVKSSSSFSSSTLSLQLHTRSSIHKPSSHKNYNSLVLSRLARDSSRVNSLQTRLHLAVNNISKPNLKPLFSEYKSTSDRDLQVPVVSGTSQGSGEYFSRVGIGHPPSQVYMVIDTGSDVSWLQCAPCADCYQQTDPIYEPQSSSTYSPITCEARDCKSLEVSECRNDTCLYQVSYGDGSYTVGDFATETVTLTDSVKVNDIAIGCGHNNEGLFVGAAGLIGLGGGKLSFPSQINATSYSYCLVDRDSDATSSLDFNSPIPKGAVTAPLLKSDKIDTFYYVNLTGISVGGDMVNIPEKTFLLSSDGDGGVIVDSGTAVTRFETTAYNALRDAFVSKTKKLKFVNSVALFDTCYDFSKMKSVQVPTVSFHFSNGQKLGLPAKNYLIPIDSNGTFCFAFAATTSSLSIIGNVQQQGIRVTYDFQRSIVGFTSNEC from the coding sequence ATGGTGAAACTGAAAAATAAGctccttcttcttctacttATCTCTATCCTTTTCACATCGACCCTCACCGCCTCCGCCGTTGCAtctacaaccaccaccaccgtgtTCCACGTCACTGAATCCATCCAAAAAACCTTGAATGCAGTTTCCCACACACCCAAACACCCCTCACAAATCCTAACTCAATCAACATCACTTGTTAAATCCTCTTCTTCCTTTTCCTCCTCAACTCTCTCTTTACAGCTCCACACTCGCTCCTCCATCCATAAACCCTCATCACACAAAAACTACAACTCACTCGTTCTATCTCGACTCGCTCGTGACTCTTCCCGAGTCAACTCACTTCAAACTCGTCTCCATCTAGCCGTTAACAATATCTCAAAACCAAATCTCAAACCATTATTCAGTGAGTATAAATCAACAAGTGATAGAGATTTACAAGTACCTGTTGTTTCCGGAACGAGCCAAGGAAGCGGCGAGTATTTCTCCCGAGTTGGAATCGGCCATCCACCGAGTCAAGTTTATATGGTTATAGACACAGGTAGTGACGTCAGCTGGCTACAATGTGCACCCTGCGCTGATTGTTATCAACAAACTGATCCTATTTATGAACCTCAATCATCATCTACATATTCTCCCATCACGTGCGAGGCACGTGACTGCAAATCCCTAGAAGTTTCCGAATGCAGAAACGACACGTGTCTGTATCAGGTATCCTACGGTGACGGATCTTATACCGTTGGAGATTTTGCAACGGAGACGGTGACGTTAAcggattccgttaaggttaACGATATAGCTATAGGATGTGGACATAATAACGAAGGGTTGTTCGTCGGGGCTGCCGGATTAATCGGACTCGGCGGCGGCAAGTTGTCGTTTCCGTCGCAGATAAACGCCACGTCATACTCTTACTGTCTCGTAGACCGTGACTCCGACGCCACGTCATCACTAGATTTCAACTCACCGATTCCTAAAGGTGCCGTTACAGCTCCGTTACTTAAAAGTGACAAAATCGATACGTTTTATTACGTTAACTTAACCGGAATCAGCGTAGGCGGTGATATGGTTAACATTCCAGAGAAGACGTTTTTGTTAAGTAGCGACGGAGACGGCGGAGTGATAGTGGATTCGGGAACGGCGGTGACGAGATTTGAAACGACGGCGTATAATGCGTTACGAGATGCATTTGTTAGTAAGACAAAGAAGCTGAAGTTTGTTAACAGTGTGGCATTGTTTGATACTTGTTACGATTTTTCGAAAATGAAGAGTGTACAGGTGCCAACGGTgtcgtttcatttttctaatGGACAGAAATTGGGATTACCGGCTAAGAATTACTTGATACCGATTGATTCGAATGGGACATTTTGCTTTGCTTTCGCTGCTACGACGTCTTCGCTGTCGATAATCGGTAATGTGCAGCAACAAGGGATTCGTGTTACTTACGATTTTCAACGATCAATTGTTGGCTTCACGTCTAATGAATGTTGA